The nucleotide sequence GCTGTAAATTCCCCAACCTGCTAAAAGAACTACGAAATAAATAAAGAACGAATGCGGTTTGCCGGTACCGTGAACGGTTGTAAACAAACGCTCCCAACGAATTTTATCAAATGCTTTACCCCAAGGTACATTTGGATCCAAGCTCATCCAGATGAAAACTGGTTTTCCTACAATATGATCCGCAGGCACAAAGCCCCAATAACGGCTGTCTTCAGAGTTATGACGGTTATCGCCCATCATATAGTAATAATCTTGCTGAATGGTATAGGTTGTTGCCGGTTGATCGTTAATAAAGATCGATCCGTTTTTAACTTCTAACTTGTTGTGTTCGTAATCGGTAATAATGGCTTTATAAAATGGCAATGTTTCGTTTGTTAACTGAACAACTTCGCCTTTTGCCGGAATATGGATTGGACCTAAATTATCTCGAGTCCAAGGTTTTGTATGAGGGAAAATAGCTAATTTATCATTGATGTTTAGTTCTGATCCGTATCGAGTATCTTTTTCGATTTTTGTAATAGAAGATAATGTTTTAAAATCATTATATGCTTCGTTCGTCATTGATAGCATAAAATAATTTGGATTTTGCGGACTTTGACCTCCATCGGTGATATTATGCTTTTTAATTAAACTCAATAATCCTGAATTATCTCCATTCGTAAGAATATTATATGAATACTGAATCTTTGCACGATCTCCTAAATCTAATACTTTATTGTTGATATAAACTACTCCGTCTTTAACTTGTAAATCATCTCCTGGTAAACCAACGGTTCTTTTAACGTAGTTCGATTTTTTATCCAAAGGTTTATCAGCTCTTCTTCCTGAGCGGTCAAAAAACTGATACACCGTATCAACAGGCCAGTTAAAAACCATAATGTCGTTATGAGCAGGTTTTTCAAAACCCGGAAAACGCATTTCGGGTATTTGTGGAAATTTACTGTACGATTTTACTTTTGCCAACGGAATGGTATCGTGCACCATTGGGAAAGCAATTGCAGTTTGCGGAACACGTGCACCGTAATTTACTTTACTTACAAACAAGAAATCGCCCACCAATAAGGTTTTTTCTAATGAGGATGTTGGTATGGTAAACGGCTGTATAAAAAACGTATGTATAATGGTTGCAACCACTACGGCAAATAATATTGAACTTACGGTTTCGCCTGCTTCGGTTTTTGGTTTTATACTGCGGTTTTGTATGTAGGTAACGTTTTCAAAATAGTTTACGTAATACACGTAAAAACCTAATGTTACTACACCTAAAATGGTATCAATGGTTGAATTTTTTCCGAAACTACGTAAGGTTTCAACCCACACAACCGGAAACATAATTAAGTTTACAATTGGGATAAACAGTAAAACAACCCACCATTTTGGTCGGTTAATAATTTGCATTAAAACTACTGCGTTGTAAACCGGTACTGCTGCTTCCCACGCTTTTTTGCCTGCTTTTACATATAATTTCCAAGTGCCCAGAAAATGAATTACCTGAACTGCCAAGAAAAATAAAAACCATTGTGTAAATGTCATAACCTAAATATTTTTAACGAATATACTTTTTTTGTAAAATTGCTTTTGTTCTAAAACAAAAATAATCAATGTTTTTTTACCACATAGCTTTTTATTACAATTAGCTTTATTATTGATACATAGCTTTTAATTTTATCAAAATAAAAAACAGCTTCCTATGTGTCTATGTGGTTTATATTATCCTAAATTCAAAACGTCTTTCATAGTAAAGATGCCTTTTTTGCCTAAAATCCACTCGGCTGCAATTACAGCTCCCAAAGCAAAACCCTGACGTGAAAATGCGGTATGCTTAATTTCAATTTCATCAACGGCTGATTTATAAAAAACACTGTGTGTTCCAGGAACGTCTTCTATTCGTTTGGCATCAATGTAGATTTGGTTTGCAGAAGGATTTTCTAAAGTCCAATCGGTATAATCTGTATCTGCAATAATTCCTTGTGCTAAAGAAATGGCTGTTCCGCTTGGGGCGTCTAATTTTTGAGTATGATGGATTTCTTCCATCGATACATTATACTCTTTAATGTTTGCCATTAATTTTGCCAGATACGAATTTAGTTCAAAAAATAAATTGACACCCACACTAAAGTTTGATCCGTATAAAAAAGCACCGTTTTTCTCATTACACAAAACCACCATTTCATCATATTGTTCCAACCAGCCTGTTGTGCCTGAAACCACCGGAATATTGTAGTTAAAACACGTGCTGATATTTTCTGTGGCAGCTGTGGGTATGCTGAAATCTATGGCAACATCGGCATTTTCTAATCCGCTGTAATCGTTATCTTCGGTTTTTTTCAGAACAATTTCGTGACCACGTTCTAAGGCAATTTTTTCAATTTCTTTGCCCATTTTTCCGTAACCAAGTAAAGCTATTTTCATATATTTTTTTGTTTTTAGCAGTCGGATTTCAGATTTCAGAGGTCAGCTGATTCCTGATTTCTGTTTTCTGATTTTTGACTATTTAAAATTTATAACTAACGTTTAAATTAAGGTGATTTTGGTTGATCACCGGATTGTACTCTAAAGTGGGTTTAAACGAAAGGTCTTCATCTACATTAAACTGTTGTAAATGTGCATCAACATTGGCATCAACAATATTTAAGATATAAATGCCAATGGTAATAAAAAGCGATAAATCGCGGTTCCGTTGGGCATTTCGCTGTACGGTTATTAACTGATCTTTTGTGTATTTCCCTACTTTTGGATTATCGGTTTGATCAATTCCCCGCAAACGCAATTTGTATTCGTCGCGGGCACGGTTGTATTTTTTGCTGTTGTCTAAATAAAAATACAAACTGGTTCCCATTCCGCCGTACACCAACGGAATTTTCCAGTAACTTTTGTTGTAAAATTGTCCCAATCCCGGTAAAACAGCCGAATAAAACGCTGCTTTTGACGGCGATAAAGGATCTGTTGCACGGGCATATTGTTCTAACTGTTTCGGCAAAGCAATTTTTAAAGAATCGGTTTGTGCCTTCAAGCTTCCAAAAAACAGACAAAAAATAATGATATAAAATTTAGAAAACACTATTTGCTTAACAATTTAATGATACGCTCTAAATCTTCGGCAGAGTGAAACGGAACATTGATTTTTCCTTTTCCGTTTGCAGCAATCTTCACATCAACTTTAGCACCAAAAAAATCGGTAAAAATCTTTTGTTGTGCGTTAGATATGGTATAAGTCATTTTTTTCTTCGCAGCAGGATTGTTCTGACTTAATAAACCTTCTTGGTAGGCTTTTACCAACGCTTCGGTTTCGCGTACCGATAAGTTTTCTTTAATGATTTTGTGATAAATATCGGTTTGGGCTTCGTGATCTTCAATGTTGATAATGGCACGTCCGTGTCCCATAGAGATAAATCCGTCGCGGATACCGCTTTGAATAATCGGGTCTAAACGCAACAAACGCAGATAGTTGGTAATGGTCGATCGTTTTTTACCAACGCGGTCGCTCATTTGCTCTTGTGTTAATTGAATTTCATCAATTAATCGTTGGTACGACATTGCAATTTCAATTGGATCTAAATCATGGCGTTGAATATTTTCAACCAATGCCATAACCAATGAATCGTTATCGTTTGCAATACGGATATATGCAGGAACGGTTTTTAAACCGGCTAATTTAGAAGCACGTAAACGACGTTCGCCCGAAATTAATTCGTACTGATTAAAATCAATTTTACGAACCGTAATAGGCTGTATAACACCTAATTCTTTAATAGATGTTGCTAATTCTTTTAATGTATCTTCGTTAAAATTTGTTCTTGGCTGAAAAGGGTTTACCTTAATAAAATCTAATTCTAATTCAATAATATTTCCAACAACTTTATCGGCATTTGTATCTTCTATCGATTTAATATCGTTAGTAGGATCTTTTAACAGCGCCGATAAACCACGCCCCATTGCTTGTCTTTTTACTGCTTTTGCCATTTTTAGTTGCTGCTATTTTTTTTGATAATTTCCTGTGCCAAACTTAAATAATTACTTGCACCTTTACTTGTCGCATCGTAATTAATGATACTTTCGCCAAATGAAGGAGCTTCGCTTAGCTTTACATTGCGTTGAATAACGGTTTCGAAAACCATATCGTTAAAATGTTTTTGAACTTCATCAACAACTTGGTTTGACAAACGTAAACGCGAATCGTACATTGTTAAAAGCAATCCTTCGATATCTAAATTAGGGTTATGGATTTTTTGAACACTTTTAATGGTATTCAATAATTTTCCTAATCCTTCCAAAGCAAAATATTCACACTGAATAGGAATAACTACTGAATCGGCAGCTGTTAAAGCATTTAAAGTTAGTAATCCCAACGACGGTGCACAGTCTATTATGATATAATCGTATTGATCTTTAACCGAAGCCAATGCTTGTTTCAGCATATACTCGCGGTTTTCTTTATCTACCAATTCAATTTCTATAGCCACTAAATCAATGTGTGCCGGAATTAAATCAACATTTGGAGCCGTACATTCCAGTGCGGCATCTTGCGGTGTAACGGTATGTTCTAAAATTTGATAAGTTCC is from Flavobacterium dauae and encodes:
- the lepB gene encoding signal peptidase I: MTFTQWFLFFLAVQVIHFLGTWKLYVKAGKKAWEAAVPVYNAVVLMQIINRPKWWVVLLFIPIVNLIMFPVVWVETLRSFGKNSTIDTILGVVTLGFYVYYVNYFENVTYIQNRSIKPKTEAGETVSSILFAVVVATIIHTFFIQPFTIPTSSLEKTLLVGDFLFVSKVNYGARVPQTAIAFPMVHDTIPLAKVKSYSKFPQIPEMRFPGFEKPAHNDIMVFNWPVDTVYQFFDRSGRRADKPLDKKSNYVKRTVGLPGDDLQVKDGVVYINNKVLDLGDRAKIQYSYNILTNGDNSGLLSLIKKHNITDGGQSPQNPNYFMLSMTNEAYNDFKTLSSITKIEKDTRYGSELNINDKLAIFPHTKPWTRDNLGPIHIPAKGEVVQLTNETLPFYKAIITDYEHNKLEVKNGSIFINDQPATTYTIQQDYYYMMGDNRHNSEDSRYWGFVPADHIVGKPVFIWMSLDPNVPWGKAFDKIRWERLFTTVHGTGKPHSFFIYFVVLLAGWGIYSFVKKRKAKKYNY
- the dapB gene encoding 4-hydroxy-tetrahydrodipicolinate reductase; the protein is MKIALLGYGKMGKEIEKIALERGHEIVLKKTEDNDYSGLENADVAIDFSIPTAATENISTCFNYNIPVVSGTTGWLEQYDEMVVLCNEKNGAFLYGSNFSVGVNLFFELNSYLAKLMANIKEYNVSMEEIHHTQKLDAPSGTAISLAQGIIADTDYTDWTLENPSANQIYIDAKRIEDVPGTHSVFYKSAVDEIEIKHTAFSRQGFALGAVIAAEWILGKKGIFTMKDVLNLG
- a CDS encoding DUF5683 domain-containing protein yields the protein MKAQTDSLKIALPKQLEQYARATDPLSPSKAAFYSAVLPGLGQFYNKSYWKIPLVYGGMGTSLYFYLDNSKKYNRARDEYKLRLRGIDQTDNPKVGKYTKDQLITVQRNAQRNRDLSLFITIGIYILNIVDANVDAHLQQFNVDEDLSFKPTLEYNPVINQNHLNLNVSYKF
- a CDS encoding ParB/RepB/Spo0J family partition protein; translated protein: MAKAVKRQAMGRGLSALLKDPTNDIKSIEDTNADKVVGNIIELELDFIKVNPFQPRTNFNEDTLKELATSIKELGVIQPITVRKIDFNQYELISGERRLRASKLAGLKTVPAYIRIANDNDSLVMALVENIQRHDLDPIEIAMSYQRLIDEIQLTQEQMSDRVGKKRSTITNYLRLLRLDPIIQSGIRDGFISMGHGRAIINIEDHEAQTDIYHKIIKENLSVRETEALVKAYQEGLLSQNNPAAKKKMTYTISNAQQKIFTDFFGAKVDVKIAANGKGKINVPFHSAEDLERIIKLLSK
- a CDS encoding ParA family protein, with product MGKIIAIANQKGGVGKTTTSVNLAASLGALEKKILLIDADPQANATSGLGIDVESVEAGTYQILEHTVTPQDAALECTAPNVDLIPAHIDLVAIEIELVDKENREYMLKQALASVKDQYDYIIIDCAPSLGLLTLNALTAADSVVIPIQCEYFALEGLGKLLNTIKSVQKIHNPNLDIEGLLLTMYDSRLRLSNQVVDEVQKHFNDMVFETVIQRNVKLSEAPSFGESIINYDATSKGASNYLSLAQEIIKKNSSN